From a single Asticcacaulis sp. MM231 genomic region:
- the lgt gene encoding prolipoprotein diacylglyceryl transferase produces the protein MNLPDIDPIIVHLGPVAIRWYALAYVAGIVAGWLYISSLIKKEALWAPRAAPVAPLQLDDLILWVTLGVILGGRIGYVLAYDTSIIWKDPLQILQIWQGGMSFHGGFTGVVVATILYCRAQKFDLPRMLNLGDLLACAAPIGLFFGRIANFINGELWGRTTDVPWGIIFCNKYIEKQYGGDCPAGLYPRHPSQLYEALGEGLLMFILLWVLANRFEQFKRPGLIMGTFITGYGLIRIMLENLRNPDAQMTSFQIITMGMILSVPMVLAGGYLIWNALRQTPVAPEPVETAKLDD, from the coding sequence CTGAACCTGCCGGATATCGATCCCATCATCGTCCACCTCGGACCGGTGGCCATCCGCTGGTATGCCCTTGCCTATGTGGCGGGCATCGTCGCCGGCTGGCTTTACATCTCCTCATTGATCAAGAAAGAGGCGCTGTGGGCGCCGCGCGCCGCGCCGGTCGCGCCCTTGCAACTCGATGATCTGATCCTGTGGGTGACGCTGGGCGTCATCCTTGGTGGTCGCATCGGTTACGTGCTGGCCTATGACACAAGCATCATCTGGAAAGACCCGTTGCAGATCTTGCAAATCTGGCAGGGCGGCATGTCGTTCCACGGCGGCTTCACCGGTGTCGTGGTCGCCACCATCCTCTATTGCCGCGCGCAGAAGTTCGACCTGCCACGGATGCTCAATCTCGGCGACCTGCTGGCCTGCGCCGCGCCGATTGGCCTTTTTTTCGGTCGTATCGCCAACTTCATCAATGGCGAACTGTGGGGCCGCACCACGGACGTGCCGTGGGGCATCATTTTCTGTAACAAATATATCGAAAAGCAGTACGGCGGCGATTGCCCGGCCGGCCTCTATCCGCGCCATCCGAGCCAGCTTTATGAAGCGCTCGGCGAAGGCCTGCTGATGTTCATTCTGCTGTGGGTTCTGGCCAACCGCTTCGAGCAGTTCAAGCGTCCCGGCCTGATCATGGGCACCTTTATCACCGGCTATGGCCTCATCCGCATCATGCTCGAAAACTTGCGCAATCCCGATGCGCAGATGACCTCGTTCCAGATCATCACCATGGGTATGATCCTGTCGGTGCCGATGGTGTTGGCCGGCGGCTACCTGATCTGGAACGCCCTGCGCCAGACGCCGGTCGCGCCGGAGCCGGTCGAAACCGCCAAGCTGGACGATTAA
- a CDS encoding SAM-dependent methyltransferase, whose protein sequence is MSLKDRLIEQIALEGPMPVDAYMARCLLDPIDGYYIKNVALGAEGDFLTAPLVSQMFGEMIGVWVAQTWLGMGSPAAFRLIEIGGGDGTLMSDILRVVARVAGLTEAARVTLVEPSERLRARQSEQVPSAVFAATLNAVAEDLPVVLIANELLDCLPARQFIRSDDGWFERQVGLQNGQLAFGLVPAGEDFAAPYDAPIGEIVEISPAQMRFAENLALLIKRARGAALLIDYGRDRPQTGDTLQALYRHQKHDPLAAPGEHDLTVWADFPTVAATAHKAGVNISPIIPQALFLQRLGIEARHAALTSEKF, encoded by the coding sequence TTGTCTCTCAAGGATCGCCTGATCGAACAGATAGCGCTGGAAGGCCCGATGCCGGTGGACGCCTATATGGCGCGCTGCCTGCTCGATCCGATCGATGGCTACTATATAAAGAATGTGGCGCTCGGCGCCGAGGGCGACTTCCTCACCGCGCCCTTGGTCTCGCAGATGTTCGGCGAGATGATCGGCGTCTGGGTGGCGCAGACCTGGCTTGGCATGGGATCGCCCGCCGCCTTCCGGCTGATCGAGATAGGTGGCGGCGACGGCACCCTGATGAGCGACATCCTGCGTGTGGTGGCGCGTGTGGCAGGCCTGACCGAGGCCGCGCGTGTCACTCTGGTCGAGCCTTCGGAACGCCTGCGCGCACGGCAATCCGAACAGGTGCCGTCGGCCGTCTTTGCCGCTACGCTCAATGCTGTGGCCGAGGATCTGCCCGTCGTCCTCATCGCCAATGAACTGCTTGATTGCCTGCCGGCGCGGCAATTTATTCGCTCCGATGACGGCTGGTTCGAGCGTCAGGTCGGCCTGCAGAATGGCCAACTGGCCTTCGGACTGGTGCCGGCGGGCGAGGATTTTGCCGCCCCCTATGATGCACCGATCGGTGAGATTGTCGAAATCTCACCGGCGCAGATGCGCTTTGCCGAAAATCTCGCCCTGCTGATCAAACGCGCTCGTGGCGCGGCCCTGCTGATCGATTATGGCCGCGACCGCCCGCAAACCGGCGATACCCTGCAAGCGCTTTATCGCCATCAGAAGCACGATCCGCTAGCCGCTCCCGGTGAACACGACCTGACCGTATGGGCCGATTTCCCGACCGTGGCTGCCACCGCGCACAAGGCAGGTGTGAACATCAGCCCGATCATACCCCAGGCGCTATTCCTGCAACGCCTCGGCATTGAGGCTCGCCATGCAGCCCTGACTTCAGAAAAATTCTGA
- a CDS encoding polyphenol oxidase family protein, whose translation MSLLPSRILHPLLDLAQIQHGFFTRQGGVSQGVYDSLNLGLGSKDDQDAVLENRKRVAASFGRPENYLLSLYQVHSNIALKVNEPFQGERPEADGLVTARAGVILSALSADCAPILFCDPQSRVVGSCHAGWKGALGGIIESTLKAMTQQGAKIERIRAVIGPCIQQASYEVGADYESTFLKDDSEFEAVLHRRQRDRQAPVRPAGLLPDARQARRRDRSGFDRS comes from the coding sequence ATGTCCCTGCTGCCCTCGCGTATCCTCCATCCTCTCCTCGACCTGGCCCAGATTCAGCACGGTTTTTTCACCAGACAGGGTGGCGTATCGCAAGGCGTGTATGACAGCTTGAACCTGGGGCTCGGTTCCAAGGACGATCAGGACGCCGTGCTGGAAAACCGCAAGCGCGTCGCCGCCTCGTTCGGCCGTCCGGAAAACTATCTGCTCAGCCTGTATCAGGTCCATTCCAATATTGCGCTTAAGGTCAACGAACCGTTTCAGGGTGAACGTCCGGAAGCCGACGGTCTGGTGACCGCCCGCGCCGGCGTCATCCTGTCAGCGCTGTCCGCCGATTGCGCGCCGATCCTGTTCTGCGATCCGCAAAGCCGCGTGGTGGGTTCGTGTCATGCCGGCTGGAAAGGCGCGCTCGGCGGCATCATTGAATCGACGCTCAAGGCCATGACCCAGCAAGGCGCCAAGATCGAACGCATCCGCGCTGTCATCGGACCGTGCATCCAGCAGGCCTCCTATGAGGTAGGCGCTGATTATGAAAGCACCTTCCTGAAAGACGATTCCGAGTTCGAAGCCGTTCTTCATCGCCGGCAGCGAGATCGACAAGCGCCTGTTCGACCTGCCGGGCTATTGCCTGATGCGCGTCAAGCGCGCCGGCGTGACCGAAGCGGTTTCGACCGGTCATGA
- a CDS encoding laccase domain-containing protein — translation MRVKRAGVTEAVSTGHDTCADSAQFFSNRRAVKTGEPDYGRLISCIMIRA, via the coding sequence ATGCGCGTCAAGCGCGCCGGCGTGACCGAAGCGGTTTCGACCGGTCATGATACCTGCGCCGACAGCGCGCAGTTCTTCTCAAACCGCCGCGCCGTCAAGACCGGCGAGCCCGACTATGGCCGCCTGATAAGCTGCATCATGATCCGGGCTTGA
- a CDS encoding ribose-phosphate pyrophosphokinase yields the protein MKLLSANSNRTLAQNIGDYLDMPLCKARVQRFADNEIFVTIDENVRGEDVFIIQSTSFPANDNLMELLICIDALTRASAKRITAVIPYFGYARQDRKTGGRTPISAKLVANLITRAGAHRVLTMDLHAGQIQGFFDIPTDNLVAIPFMAKDIQANYQNPNELMIVSPDVGGVVRARALADRLGADLAIVDKRRARAGESEVMNIIGDVTGRDCILFDDIVDSGGTLVNAAKALVERGANQVSAYISHGVLSGPAMERVENSVLKELVITDSIEASDIVLKHPKIRIVGVAPLIGEAIRRIANEEFVSKLFD from the coding sequence ATGAAATTACTCTCCGCCAATTCCAACAGGACTCTGGCCCAGAACATCGGTGATTATCTCGATATGCCGCTGTGCAAGGCGCGCGTTCAGCGCTTCGCCGACAACGAAATTTTCGTCACCATCGATGAAAACGTGCGCGGTGAAGACGTCTTCATCATTCAGTCGACCAGCTTCCCGGCCAACGACAACCTGATGGAACTGCTGATCTGTATCGACGCCCTGACACGCGCCTCAGCCAAACGCATCACCGCCGTCATCCCCTATTTCGGTTATGCCCGTCAGGACCGCAAGACCGGCGGCCGCACCCCGATCTCGGCCAAGCTCGTCGCCAACCTGATCACCCGCGCCGGCGCTCACCGCGTCCTGACCATGGACCTGCACGCCGGCCAAATTCAGGGCTTTTTCGATATCCCGACCGATAATCTGGTCGCCATTCCCTTCATGGCCAAGGATATCCAGGCCAATTACCAGAACCCGAATGAACTGATGATCGTGTCGCCCGACGTCGGCGGCGTGGTGCGCGCCCGCGCCCTGGCCGACCGCCTCGGCGCTGATCTGGCCATCGTTGACAAGCGCCGCGCCCGCGCCGGCGAATCCGAAGTCATGAACATCATCGGTGACGTCACCGGCCGCGACTGTATCCTGTTCGATGATATTGTCGATTCTGGTGGCACCCTGGTCAATGCCGCCAAGGCGCTGGTCGAGCGCGGCGCCAATCAGGTGTCGGCCTATATCAGCCACGGCGTCCTGTCGGGCCCGGCCATGGAGCGGGTCGAAAACTCGGTCCTCAAGGAACTGGTGATCACCGACTCCATCGAGGCTTCCGATATCGTCCTGAAGCATCCGAAAATCCGCATCGTCGGCGTAGCGCCGCTGATCGGCGAAGCGATCCGCCGCATCGCCAACGAAGAATTTGTATCAAAGCTGTTTGATTAA
- a CDS encoding 50S ribosomal protein L25/general stress protein Ctc — MADIILDVEVRETAGSGGARAVRNAGKLPGILYGGELAPVPISVNLNAFRKALSTGKLNGHLVTLKYGSETQKVIAKSIDFHPVTDVPLHFDLYRVDEHAQIKISVPVHFKNHELSPGLKKGAALNVSIHELEILVPADHIPEDIIVDLTGLEIGDSVHVSDLKLPSDVKAHVAATDVVASITASGASKSEEAETEA, encoded by the coding sequence ATGGCCGATATCATTTTGGACGTTGAAGTTCGTGAAACCGCCGGTTCGGGTGGCGCACGCGCTGTTCGTAATGCCGGCAAGCTGCCTGGCATTCTCTATGGTGGTGAACTGGCCCCTGTGCCGATCTCCGTCAACCTGAACGCCTTCCGCAAGGCGCTCTCGACCGGCAAGCTCAACGGTCACCTGGTGACCCTGAAGTACGGCTCCGAGACCCAGAAGGTCATAGCCAAGTCTATCGACTTCCACCCGGTCACCGATGTGCCGCTGCACTTCGACCTGTACCGGGTTGATGAACACGCCCAGATCAAGATCTCGGTTCCGGTTCACTTCAAGAACCACGAACTGTCACCGGGCCTCAAGAAGGGCGCCGCGCTCAATGTGTCGATCCACGAACTCGAAATCCTCGTGCCGGCCGACCACATTCCGGAAGACATCATTGTCGACCTGACCGGCCTCGAAATCGGCGACAGCGTCCACGTCTCGGACCTGAAGCTGCCTTCGGACGTCAAGGCGCACGTTGCCGCTACGGACGTTGTCGCTTCGATCACCGCCTCGGGCGCTTCGAAGAGCGAAGAAGCCGAAACCGAAGCCTAA
- the pth gene encoding aminoacyl-tRNA hydrolase: MYLIVGLGNPGAQYAKNRHNIGFMMIDELIRGPFFGPEKKNFDGITSEGQIETAKGLEKVLALKPQTYMNLSGQSVQKAMQFYKIKPERVMVFHDELDLAPGRLRMKLGGGHAGHNGLRSIMANVGPNFMRGRMGIGHPGAKEDVLPWVLGDFAKADQGWLNALNDACVRALPMLLAGTPDAAERYQNEVMRLAPAPKLDTRQLNAPKGE, translated from the coding sequence GTGTATCTGATCGTTGGCCTTGGCAATCCCGGTGCGCAATACGCAAAGAACCGCCACAATATCGGCTTCATGATGATCGATGAACTCATCCGCGGGCCTTTCTTCGGCCCGGAGAAGAAAAACTTCGACGGCATCACCTCCGAAGGCCAGATCGAGACCGCCAAGGGGCTGGAAAAGGTGCTGGCACTCAAGCCCCAGACCTACATGAACCTCTCAGGACAAAGCGTGCAAAAGGCCATGCAGTTCTACAAGATCAAGCCTGAGCGCGTCATGGTTTTCCATGATGAACTGGATCTCGCGCCCGGCCGCTTGCGCATGAAACTGGGCGGTGGTCATGCCGGTCATAATGGCCTGCGCTCTATCATGGCCAATGTGGGACCAAACTTCATGCGCGGCCGCATGGGCATTGGTCATCCCGGCGCCAAGGAGGACGTTCTGCCGTGGGTGCTGGGGGATTTCGCCAAGGCGGACCAGGGCTGGCTCAATGCCCTGAATGACGCTTGCGTGCGCGCCCTGCCCATGCTGCTGGCAGGCACACCTGACGCCGCCGAGCGCTATCAGAACGAAGTCATGCGCCTTGCCCCCGCCCCCAAGCTGGATACGCGGCAATTGAACGCGCCGAAAGGGGAATAA